The sequence below is a genomic window from Humulus lupulus chromosome 3, drHumLupu1.1, whole genome shotgun sequence.
GGCCAAACATCTATAAATCCCGAtgttctttattattatttttttggtaaatcagcaaGCTTGTATTATGCACAACAACTTACAAACACCAATCAAATATAGACACCAACCacttaaacaaaaacaaacaccAAACAATTAATTACATTGTAACTTCCTCACCCACTTTAAATCCTCCTTTCCTAGTTTCCTTTCAAACAACAAACAAAATCTATTACAAACTTCAGTTTTAATATTCTGAGTTACAAAACCCACTAAAGGCACGTGAAGCTTCCAATAAGCTGAGTTTCTAGCTCTCCAAATGTGGTACACACAAGCACTAAGTGAACAATAATACACTCTTCTTCTGCAGGCGGAGTGTCTACTGCGCCTAATCCAATTCATTATCCCAGCCAGCTCAATTCGATGGGATCCTATCCTTAACCAAGTCAAGATAGAAGCCTGACAACTCTTACTAAACTGACATTCAAAAAATAAATGTCTATGACTTTCAACATACTGTCCACAGATAACACATAGAGAATCTTCAGTAATTCCAAATCTGAACAGTCTATCTTTAGTCGGCATCCTTTGCATTAACACCAACCAATCCACAAACTTGTGCTTTGGAATTCCTAGCCTATCCCAAATTGAAGAAAATTTCCATCTGGTCTCAGTTTTGTTCTTCATCAGATTATACAATTTAGCTATATTGTAATAAGGCCAGCTTAGAACAATTCCTTGATAAGTTTCCTTTAACCCATCCTTGACCCTGACAATTTGCTTCCAATACCAACTACTAGAGCTAGGTGCCTTATAAGCCCACCAATCTTCTTGTTTTATGTAAACAGTATGTATCCACTTCACCCACAAATTATCTTCCTTGTTGGCAATGGCCCAAACATATTTCCCTATGTCACACATATTCCACAGCCCTACATCTTTAAAACCCAGACCACCTCTCTATTTAGAATGACTAATCCCTGCCCAGGAAACTCTCCCATGACCTTCCACACTATCACCACTCTTCCATAAGAAAACTCTACATATCTGATTAATTCTAGCTATCACTGATCTTGGTAATATAACAATTTGAGACCAATATGTATTAATGGATAGCAAGACAGAGTTAATAAGAACACACCTCCTTGCATAAGAAAGATTCCTTGAGCTCCAAATTCTTATCCTTTTCGCCATTTTATCCACAAAACACTCACACTCAGCTTTGGAGATTCTTTTATTGCTTATTGACATCCCTAACTATTTAAAAGGGAGCCTGCTTCACTGAAAGCCAGTCAACTCTGTAAGCTAAAACCAGACCTCCTCCTGCAGTCCCACTCCATATATGGCAGACTTCTTCTAATTAGCCTTCAAACCAGAAGCCTCCGAAAATAACTGGAACCCTCTTAATAACAGATAAACTGCCTTGAATTCACCTCTGCTAAACAACAGCAAGTTATCTGCAAAGCACATATGAGTTAGTTGTAAACTTCCACATCTAGGATGGTATTTAAAGTCAGGATCCTTAGCAACTTTAGCTAGAATTCTAGATAGATACTCCATCCCAATCAgatgttctttattatttattgctcattatcaTTAGGTTTCTAGCTCATTTATTATTCATTGATTGTTCTATTTGAATACtgttgaattaattattttgactatGCATCAGTTGACTAAAAAATCAgtcaacatttttgtgctttcattgagagcaagaacAATCGCCTTCGGATTTCGTTGCTGCGAAGATGGTGGTTTCAACAAGAAGATTAGGCCAAGAACCTCCAGAGAGCGAAGCTGAATCATTGCACCAAGTTCCCTCAATAAGTAATACCGGCAAGGCATGAGAAAAATACGCTCGTTCCATTAGATATGAGCAGGACGATGACATGCTGGCAGTCCAAGAGCGTACTCCCAAACAACCTCTCTATGAGTGTGAGCCCATCATATTCAACGAGAAAGACACTGGTCATGTGCATCATCCACATATTGACCCTTTGGTGTTGTAGTCCAGATTCCAACATGATTTTGGCCCAAAAAATGGTAGACCATTAGTCATCCGCCAACATCCTATTCAAGAATACCCTGGAGCGAATGAATTTGAGCATCAAAGATCTGGAACCATGCGAGCAGCTCCTGTACGGGTTCACAGGAATCGACATAGCCCCAGCGAGAAGCATAAAGCTACCTCTAACAGTGGAGGTAGCACATAAAAGCAACACTATCATGGCCTTGTTCGTTGTAATCGACATCCCTTCTCCATATAATGTCATGACAGGTCTGTTAGAAAAAATAATCAGAGTGTGCAAGGAAATTGCAAGGTGGGCCTAGCTAatttacaacaaaaaaatttcccatcgctcatataaacaatttatatgctcAAGAATACATGCACCaaccattaatatacaatatcactaatcatgcaacatatatatacattcccatacatgtatatatatacacataaatatacatGAATGCATGTATATATACACAATATATTACATGCACACGTAAACAACTATTTaaggaaaaaaatatttacctcttgacgcttatcaagtgtccttgagtgcTTTCGTATAAATAACGATATTCCTTTCCAACGGTTTGAGTACtcagaccacgatcttccggaatgttctctacacctgaaaatgtgggtgggcacatagaggacaaatgtttgtaatttagaaatcacaagtttatctcaacacatgagtacttggattatggtttgagaaaGGTTGGAATAATAAGAAGATGAGAATTTCTTGTGTGACAATTTTCTGAATCACTAtctctcttattctcttttttatcacataatatatataggttgtatattattattcataatataataataataataataatataatgatgataggaatagaTTTAGCTAATATCTAATgtaccaaatttaaaaaaatctatttcaaattattaactaaataaataaaaatatgaaaaaacccCTTGGGGAcctttttggtaccccaagcctcggggtTAGCTTAACattacttaagccttaagaaaactaaaaaaaacacaaaacactCAGCTTCCTCCCTCACCGaacaacctctctctctctctctctctctctctctctctctctctctttctcattcTTTCTCAAATTTCTTAAGTGAATTCTTTGATAATGAAGGAGATCTTTTGGATGATAGCTTGGGAAATGAAGGCCTAAAATTTGGATTGGATTAGCTACAACTAGGGGGAAATTCTTGActgttgaggtaagctttggacCTTGATTTCTATTGATTTTCTTTTTAAGTTTGGTTGTTCCTGATCTTTGAGGCTTAAGGTAGTGAATTTAAGTTTAGTGGAGTTTTGAGTGTGTTTAGCTAGGGTTTTGATGTTAGTAATATGTTGATATTATTTTGGGGATTTAATTGTTCTTTTAGATGAAGAAATTCTGGGTTCTCAGGGTCatgttgcggccctgttcttggggcaccgcgaACCAACCGAACTCAGGGCCCTTGGGGGATTTTTTCTAggaggtgcgccgcgaccctctaTGGTAGGTCACGCCCGTGTCCTGTTTCCAAGAGGAAGGGGGCTTCTGACTTGAGGGGTGCGTTGCAACCCTCAAGGGCATGTCACGGCCCACCTATGCTGTTTTGGCCACCATGGGTTTTTAATGAATGGAATTTATTCCTAAGGGCTCGGGGTCAGttatactacctagtttagtagaactcgaggtcccagaggctaggactcagtccagaaGCCATTATTTACTCGTGATTGATGacatcctatattatggttgtgactaggttattgctagtgGCTCagaactaaggtaagaaaactgcacccaatacgtgatgtatctgtgattagggcttggcccgattgttgacTATAATTATTAATAAGGGTCGTgtacaccctacttccttagatttgttaccaagtgatttataaatgtgccactagctcgctaatcgaggtttaagacTAGAAAGTGTGTTCggataaaaataaagactcatttaataaacattaagtataaaaagttGGTCTTTTATTGAAATTTgtaaaaatattacattgggatcccaaaacattgttttgaaatacaattacaaaacaaaGATACAGTACAGTCGACCAAAGCGACAAAACTGAACATTTACCACATGTTCCTTAAAATACCATagccgtggtggccaggtaggctaaacatgtacacacagctccatgccctccaactcatggttgtaagatccagcttccttgctcttacctgcaccacagagtacctatgagccgaggcccagcaagagaacttcaagcacaatatgaaataaaaatatatctAACAACTCATATTCAATCAGAGCAACAAACGGATACCATATCCTACTAGCATGCCCAACTACACAGCATGTAGACCAACACAAAATCACGATGGCATTATAGCCCAATAGTACAACAATGCAATAACACATTAGCACTATAACACGACAACATAATAATATGACAGTATATTCACACAACAACTCAATATTACAACATCATATAACAAAGCAtccaacagactaaacacatagcggccatgccatcccaggcgctttaccaggccctggattTGCGGTctgcaccgagaggatgactccagcatcctaggagggtcttgccctaacggcttgcactccaTGTGTTCAACACCGTTTTTGGCCCCTTCTTGTTCTCGGCTTTGtactccgcgtgcttaacaccgatcccggccccttgcctCTCTCGACTCTTGCCGTTTCCAGCCCTTGCCTCTCCTGGCTTTCGTCGAGTCCAGCTCTTgtcgctcccggctcttgccgatcaatcataatcacatgtatgacataacaaacataaaacaatacatacagtacaacacaccacataactctatgggtacaaacagttctcttacctggtgtcccgagctgacaatccaaagcgatcccgagcacaattctaatcccgagcctgagcggtaagacctagtcacaacgcatcaacaatagccatccattaagttctaatccattaaataactttgggttacaattctagtctccgaaccttggattctaccaatccgggttgtaaaatccttcctgagccttaacatttgagttcctaaACCTAATACCTTCAAAGGCCAACATCTGGCacttgagccgcggcccagccccttaagggccgcggcacgctcaagtcagaggcaaaagcGTCACTGGTTGAGGGACACGGGCCGCAGCATTAGCTTCCTTTGGCCGCAGCACGCCTAGCTGCCAGAGACTTTCCAGCCTCTTCGAACACACGGAccgcggtgcctgaagaacagggccgcgactcatGCCTGACACCCAGAAATCCCACCATTTTCTATGTTTTTCCTGAACTCAATTCACCAAAATTCCACCCTAGACATGAACTACAACCATAACTAAGTCTCCCAAGTATTCCCAAGTACCTGAAACAACATCACCATAGTAATACAATACACCAAAAACTACTTTCTacaacacatcattataatactattgaaaaagtattataataaataatgGAAAATACGGTAATgcaaaataaaagttaaaacatGGCAGGACTTGAAATTTTTATGCGGCGAAATGAAGGGTTTTAATTTTTTCTAATCTTGTTTTCCTTTTTAGAAAAACAATACAGttctccctttctctccttgTTCTCATCTCTCGGCAAGTTTACTCTCTGTCTTATATTCATCCCTAACTTACTCCTCGTCTAATCTTCTCCATCCCCATTGAGATCTTGTTTCCCTCACCACACTTCAATGTTAACTCTCCTTTTTCCCTATTCTTtgaaaactttgaaaaaaaaaatgaaagagtcTAGACAAAAAGAAAGATTCAATCAGATTCTTCCTTCCAAAAATCTCATGGGtatgtatttatatttatatatatatgtatatttggtTTAAATTTAAGCCCGAATCTGTATATGTTAGGTTTGATCTATGAATAAGGGTTATTTAATCTCAATTAGGTAAATTAGGTTTAATCTATGTTGTATGTATGTATGATAATTTCAATATATGAGCATTCAAGGAAAAGATTTGGGACCAATACGTGGACCTTTGTTTTGGGAATATAAGAACAAGTTGTATATTGTTCTTCTTCACCTATTTATACCTCTCAAAAAACTCATATGTAAAGTTATTAATCTTGTGGTGCTTTGAATATCAAGGTCAAGGTCAATGTCAAAATCTAATTAGAAGCACCAAATGTTTTATTTGCCAAATTTTGACCaaccaaaaaaatttcttacAAATGTGCTGACAAGCTATGCAACACCATAAGGCATCGGTTTAGTCATTTTGATTCATGTTTTGATCATTACTCTGTTTATATATGCTTAATCATTTATCTATTCTATGAAGCTTTTAGATGACTACTGGTAGAGAATTATTCTTATTGTTGAAGATTATAGTTTATGAATTCTAGGTGTTTGAGTGAATGTCTCAATAAGTACAAAATACTCAATAgacttgtgtgttatttattgtGTGAGTGGCAGATGACTAGCAGTAGagaattttttcttttcttttgattcTCTCAGTTGGTGTTTTGTGTGAATTTACACAACTTGATGCATATTTTCTTCTATCTAAATGATCTTTTTTTGCTTTTCTTGATATGAGAATTAAGACTAACTATATTAGTAAATTAAGTAGAGTTACACTAAAGTTTTGTTTTCCTTTAAAGAATAAATGTGCATATTTTTTTATagaatataatatattcataaaatatgcTCCAGAATTCATCGTGAATTTGTGTTTTTACGATTTAAGAAATTGACAAAATTATCTTTTATTAGCTTCAATCACTATGAATATATTCTATCaaattttcttgatataataTTTGCTTTAGTTTGTAGTTGAAGCTTCCAGTTAAGGCTTTAGTTGGGTCTCtctaaatatttaaatatttgatATCTCTCTATCATTAGATGTGATTTTTGTACCTTTTCCTCACTATGCAAAAGCTTCAGGTCAATAGGTCATCTTTGGATCATGTTGATTTGTAGTTGAAGCTTCCAGTTAAGGCTATTAAggtaacccaatttttttttctagtcTCACGCaatatctttatatattttattttattcttacaAATGCAGACAATTTGTTTGATACAATCTCTCTTTAGATTTCATTATCATGTAGTGGAAGATATCCCCTGGCATTCAttcttatgtatttaataaatataatatccATATAAATAAGTCACTTAAGCATGTTTGTTCTCCTACTGAAAATTCCTAAATAAAACTTTATGACTTAATTGATTAAGAATAAGAGTATGTTGATATCCATCTATTACTTATACTTAACTACTATAACATAGGACAAGACCACATATTTTAAGCGTTATTTGGCTATTAGAATCTTtgtggaatattattttaatattttcttaagaTAGAAATAAGCAAAACATTCAATTAAAGATAGGGAAAAAAACCAGAATATCATGTCACCAAGAATAtttgaaactcctaaaatcaagACCTATGAAATGAATTTGTGGGCATACTAGTGCAACTGTTTGGTAACATACATGCTTCTCTTTTTATGTAAAACTAGTGTTTGGTTCTATATATACTTGTAAATTTAATAATGCAATATATTTTATATGTGAGTTTATCGTGTTAGAATTTATGTGAGTTTCCTAGcagttttttcttcttcttattatatAATAAGGATAAGTAAAATTTGGTTTGCTAGCAAATATGTGTTCAATGCTATATGGCTCTTCTCCATGTCTTCCAAGATTTTTTTATTTGGGTACTTTGTACATTATATATGCATAGCTTCCGGTGCACTAATCGTGTGACTTGCCAAGACCCACCCACCACATTAGCTTTAGGGACACATTTCCATGGTCATAACAAGCAACAATCATCAATAACTATACTAGTTTGCTTAGGtgatatgtaatatatatatatatatatatatgttaaagttCATTTAAGCCAATATGAAAAGTATCAATCAAGTTTGTATTAGCTAATAACCGGATGTTGCATTTACTTATTTTTTATGTTGGGATCTATTATTGGGCATTATTGTTAGTGTTTATTTACTCTCTTCCTTCTATGATTTGTATGGAACAATTCATTTCCAATTTATTTTATGttcaaataaattcaaatttcatTCTTTTTCATGTCATTAAAAGTTTTACATCACTgtatttttctttataatttcATTTTACCCAAATAAGAAGATTGAactccatctctattttgtttCTCCATCTGATGTTATTCTAATAAATTTTTGCTATATATTATCCTtgcctatttaattttatttatttattttatttaatgctgagtttttttttctctttagttGAAACTTTTCTAGTTGGCTACCTTCAAAAGAAGAGGCAAGATACTTGGTGTGCAAGTAATTTTTTACGGGAGACTCTTATTTTTGTTTGCAAGAGGTATTCCTTTTACCTTGGTTTTATATTATTGcaatattagaggagtttgaatatcttaaatattcatccatagcgaagtaggttatgagattattattgtgtgctgcggtgataacagaaggttgagaacttgtgtctcttagtgaagtaggatctgagaaatttgtgtgttgtggcgagataaggaagaaaacatgtGTGTTGTTTGTCTATATGCTTGTTAAGGTAGCTTTCATTTccaattgattttatatatatataggtcaCTTAATGTCAAAGAACACTCAATAATTGAAAATACCACTACAAGAATAACAACCAAAAATAGAACCTCCCCTCCTTGATATTGAAAACCCAATAACTAAACACAGAAAGAGAGAGTACTTTGAGTACTAATAAGATATAAGCAAGGCCATGCACTTGAAATTATTGGACAACTAGCATTGttaatacttataaaaaaaaaaaggccatGCCTAAGAGCAGCTTCCTACAGAGAGCCCCCACCAAAAGAAGAGCAAAAATTCCTCAACACCTTCAAAATATCTGCATTGTCAAATATCCTAGCATTAAATTAAATATACAATTTTACATATATCTATACTTGCATTTTTCTATATAAGAACATATGAATGTCTATGAAAACAAATATCTATtccatataaaaaaatatatatattcctcatcttcatataaggaaaataaaaactttaaaaaaaattatttagctGGAAATTAAGGAGTTATGACATTAAAACAAATTGCTTGTCTTGAGGTAAAAAAAATACCTtcatatggaattaaaaaaataatgatgaGTTAGTATATggaattaagaaaaatatatcaATACTTGTCAATTAAACTAAAGtaaattttatttgaattttagaGTTATGAAGCATTAAAGTAAATATGCACCTtgtatgagaaaaaaataatatatccaTTGCCCATAATAGTAAAAGCTATAAGAATAGCAATTAGAGATTGTGTTATTGAAATAGAAAGAGAAATATCTAAGTGTAAAAGCACAATTCTACTCACTCAATTCTTCATTCCTCTACTCGACCAGGTTGGCTATATGTACATATGCTCCCTTCCCATTAGAG
It includes:
- the LOC133824418 gene encoding uncharacterized protein LOC133824418; translation: MCDIGKYVWAIANKEDNLWVKWIHTVYIKQEDWWAYKAPSSSSWYWKQIVRVKDGLKETYQGIVLSWPYYNIAKLYNLMKNKTETRWKFSSIWDRLGIPKHKFVDWLVLMQRMPTKDRLFRFGITEDSLCVICGQYVESHRHLFFECQFSKSCQASILTWLRIGSHRIELAGIMNWIRRSRHSACRRRVYYCSLSACVYHIWRARNSAYWKLHVPLVGFVTQNIKTEVCNRFCLLFERKLGKEDLKWVRKLQCN